TTGCCCACCTTTCTTCAGCGGACCCGGTTGCAGGAAAATGGTTTTATTCTGGGGCTTGGGATGGGAAGGCAAGCCTGGGGCGAGAAATAGGAAGAGTGGCTGGCATTGATTTCTCTCTTGTGTttctggaaacaaaaccaaaagtcctTTCCTACTGTCTGGTCAGAAGTTTTGGATATTTGGTTCAAACTGAGCGAGATTCTGGGAGCAAGATTTGAATAGTTTTCTGCAAGACCAGTAATCTGCTGACCTGCCCACTTGTTTAAGGCAGTCGCTGGGAGGCAGGCATTTTAGGTCGGGGAAGACCCTACTTTGTCTAGAATCTGCTCCTGGCCTCAAAAGAGCCTGTACCAGAGTGTGGTGCCCACCCTGGGGTACACAAGTGCTGTTTCTTCCCAGCTGGGAATCAGATGCCCTCTGGGTCCTTTGGGGGTCTGGCTCCCCACCTTCCACCCCAGCCCCCATCTTTGGATGAgttagagaagagaaagaaggctgCCGAGGGGCATCTACCCGACACTGCTCACTATGGCCTCCCTAACTACGTTTGGGGCTGGGGCCTCCGAGTACGCTTGGTCCTGCGGGTGGGGGCCGAACCCACGAACTCGAACTGCTTCTGCCTGTCCGCGTGGTTGGGGAAAGGCAGCTGGCCCTGGTAGAGGCGTTTGATGAAGTGGGCCTCGCGCTGGTTCTGGCGGCTTCGGGAGGCCTGGCGCGGCCGGCCCTGCCGAGTGAAAGCCATGAACCAGCCCTCGTGCCGAGCGTTCTGGAAGGCTGTGTAGTTGTTCTCCAGCACGATCTCGGTGAACACGCAGTCTTTGCTCTTCCCACTCGGctatggaagaaagaagcagaggagggGAGGTTGTCCACTCACCCTGGCTGAGTTGTTCGCCTGTGGGTCTATTTGTGTAGGAGCCACGTGGGAGCAAGAAGCCATTTGTGCCCCCCAGGAAACTGTCTGGGGAGATGGGCGCCTCTGCTAgtgaggcagctgtgagcagtgtgcacaggctGCTGTTTAAATCATTCGGCATTTATGTCCCTTGAGGAAGTGCTAAGAAAGCATTGAATCTGTTTCTTCAAATGCTCAAGATCAGGGTAGTATGCAAttcagggctgggggtggggtgggggcgcgGACATGGCTCTTGAGGATTCCATGCTCTCTGGGTGAACTGTTACagggtggagagatgggtcagaaaGAGCCGGTGGGACACCTGACCCCACATGCCTTGCCTTCTTACAGGTGAGAAGAGAGAGGATGCCTGGTGAGAACCAGTCAGAGCTGGAAGTCAAGACCAGGCAATTCTGTGTACCCACAGTGCTTTTTGCGGCTTTACCAGTAAGTGTATCTTGCCGGTCACATCCATGGACGCCACTGACCTTAGGAGAACTTCTACCATACGTGAATGCCCCCCGACTTGCAACCCTTATCATGGTTTAGCCCCCTACATGGGCTGCCACTCCAGCACATCACATACAACATCATATAGTGGATAGATCCTTCCTGACTGCTGCTGGGGAAATAGTCCCTACATCAGCACTGGTTCCctgtggaggggggagggggctggagagaaggctcagtggtgaagatcactgggtgctcttccagaggacctgtttTGATTCCTTGTACCCACATGAAGGCTGAAAAGcgcaactccagttctaagggatcagACACCTTCTTTTGGATGCTGTAAGCATGTGCCGCATaaacatccatgcaggcaaacacccacacacttaagagaaaaataaatatcttaaaaaattAGTAGAGATCTGAAGGGATGGccgagtggttaagagcactggctgttccagcagaggacctgggtccagttcccagcacccatatggcaggcggctcacaaccatgtgtatcTCCGATTATCTGATCCCTTCttacctccataggcaccaggcacacatgtggtacacagacatgcatgcagataaacactcatacacataaaataaaaatacgtAAATCTgtagaaagattaaaaaattaaagattggGGACAGGGTGGTTGTCAAGAAAATAAGACCTCATTCTGTCGAGCAGaacctccctctccccctttaaCCAGGTGGGCTAGGTCATTGGCAAGAGGGAGGTTCATCTCTGCGACCTTGCCTGCCCTTACTCCAGTATGGGAGACTCATCTGTCTGCCGCCCTGTGTGCCGGTTCTCCTCACCTTCCCAATCAGCTTGCCCCTCTTGTTCATACAGATGTACTTCTCGCTCTCCGCCCCCTTGATGCGGACCCGGCTGCCAAATGTATCGGTCTCCACGATGAGCTTGGCTATggtgaggaaaaggaagaaaggcctTTGTCTATTGGCTGTTGGCTCACAGACTGTGCAAGGGTTACCCCACCCCCCCAAGCAGTCTGCCCTTTAGAGTCGGACCAAAGGGATGGTGTACAATCAGGCTTGAAGGACCAAGAGGCTTCCTCTACCCACCCACCATACCTCAAAACCCTTAACCGGGGAGCTGGGAAGAAAGCAGGAGGCCAGGCTGGGCGGGGTATAAGTGGTCTGGGCAAGGGTTAGGTCTTACCGAACTTGTTGCCGTCCTCGGCGGTGGCGGAGATGCGACGCCCGGTGACCTGCACGTGCTTGCCGCTGGTTCGGCTGTAGAGCTGGTACTCACGGATTTGCCGCCGGCTCAGCTGGTCGGTCATGGCGCCCTGGTCCCTCACGTACTGGTTAAAATTAGGAGACGGGTGATTCTCCCCCTTTGCGGTTACCAAGGGAAAAATAGTGTCAATTTGCTTTGGGTGACACCACCATTGGTCCATCTGGGGAGAGGGGTAAAGAGGTAAGTGAAGTGGGGCTGGCCCTGGGCCCTGCAGTGTAGGTGACAAGAGGAAGAGTGTCTGTATCCATGATCGTCCCGGGATGTTGCAGGAGCCAGCTGTGGCTTTTGGGGATTCGTGGCTGGTAGTCTTGGGGAATCACAGTGAGACAGCATACATTCTCAGTCATAACAGGCTGCTAGAAGAAACCTAGGTTGTGTGTGTCCTGTCCCCATGTTCCATAGGACAGGTACATGGGACACATAACTCAAAACCagacctcctttctctttctcagggGTCTTGGTTCCATTAATCGGGACCACTAGAtgccccccatcccaccccactagCTTTGAAAAGTCCAAGAGCCAGCACGTCTGCACAGAGCAGATGTGTTAAATATGTGGGCTTTACTATTGGAGGGCATTTCTTGGCCCCTTAGGTTCATAGTGTCCTAGAGgatctccagagagagagagatacttctCTAGTGTAGGGGAGTAGGTAGAGGCAGCAGTAAAGGGGGTGCCAGTGACTGCTCTCCTGATTCCTTGCTGGCCTGGGGCAGTTTCCTAGGCATTCAGTGGCCTGCCTCCTTGGGTGGTAAAAGGGGCCATTTTGACCATACATCAAGTCAGTCCGGTGCCACATCTCCACCCTGGAGCTTGCCTTAGCCAGCCTTACCTGAGTGGGACAGCAGCATTACTTACTGCCCTGCTTCCTCCGAGGTGCCTTTGAGGGTGACTTGCCAGATGCTGGTTATAGCCTCACCTCAGCAGGAAACCTTTCCCTGTTCCTAATGCTCAGTGTAATTATCTCAGGCCTGATCCAAAGCAGAGCTAGGACCAGCTCTGTATGCATTAGGGGCTACTCTCTCTTCGATAGAGGGGTGGGGTGTATCAGGGTGGTGGTAGTGAAACCTTAACGTCACGGCCAAGGTATAACCTGCTCAGGGTTGACCCCTTCCAGTTCTTCTGTCTCCAGTTCCTAAAGGCCAAGAGTTGCCAGAACTCTGGGAGAATGGGAGCATCCTAGGGGACCAACCATGCATCCCACCCTAGAGAAACGTGAGGCTAACATCTGTGGTGGAGAATAGGCTGCTTAACCCTCCCAGGCCTCCCTGCCAGGGGTGGGTTCCTGTCTATCTCAGCCTTAGCCTTCTGGCCCAGGTTCAGGATGTCCGCCCCACTTGGCGGGCAGCCTTCTCCTGGCAGTCTCTTCCAGGTCAGGGGCAGATAGCAGCCCCCCCAAACCCCCT
Above is a window of Microtus pennsylvanicus isolate mMicPen1 chromosome 15, mMicPen1.hap1, whole genome shotgun sequence DNA encoding:
- the Fgf17 gene encoding fibroblast growth factor 17 isoform X1, whose protein sequence is MGAARLLPNLTLCLQLLILCCQTQGENHPSPNFNQYVRDQGAMTDQLSRRQIREYQLYSRTSGKHVQVTGRRISATAEDGNKFAKLIVETDTFGSRVRIKGAESEKYICMNKRGKLIGKPSGKSKDCVFTEIVLENNYTAFQNARHEGWFMAFTRQGRPRQASRSRQNQREAHFIKRLYQGQLPFPNHADRQKQFEFVGSAPTRRTKRTRRPQPQT
- the Fgf17 gene encoding fibroblast growth factor 17 isoform X2 — protein: MGAARLLPNLTLCLQLLILCCQTQYVRDQGAMTDQLSRRQIREYQLYSRTSGKHVQVTGRRISATAEDGNKFAKLIVETDTFGSRVRIKGAESEKYICMNKRGKLIGKPSGKSKDCVFTEIVLENNYTAFQNARHEGWFMAFTRQGRPRQASRSRQNQREAHFIKRLYQGQLPFPNHADRQKQFEFVGSAPTRRTKRTRRPQPQT